GGCGCAACGCCCAGGACGGAGAAGTAATTTCCGGAGACGAAAAGGGTGCCCGCATACTCCACGTTCGTGACGCCGCTAGGAAAGAGTCCCAGCTTCCCCATGAGGGAATCGGATTCGCCCTCCTTTTGGCTGAGTGTCGCACCCACACCCGACAGCTTCAGCATGTCAACGCTTTGCCCCTGCGCGATCAAACCATCAAACGAATGAAGATTCGATCTATAGGCGAGATAGTCGGGGTAACTGAAAATAGCGTCGACCTGCCCGTCGCCGTGCATCATGCTGAGGTTCGTCATCGAAGCAGGGTCGCGGCTATCAATGGAACGAGAGAAAATCGTTTTATATGCGGTGTATGCTGCCGTATTCACGCCTATGCCAAGTGCCAGGGCGATAATCGCTACGCACGTAAATCCGGCATTGCGATAGAGCATCCGGAAGCCATAGCGCAGATCCTGCAGAATCGTCTGCGGCAAGACCATCAAGTCGATCTCGCTCATGCGTTCGCGCCACACACCTGGATTTCCGAAGCTCTTACGAGCCGTGCGCTTCGCTTCCTCGCGCGGCATCCCTTGCTTCAGGTTCAACTCCTCACGCATCGCAAGATGAAACGCCAACTCTTCTTCGAGTTCGTCCGAGAGCTTTTCTTTCCTAAACAACGCGAGTAGTCGTGCACTGAATCCCATGGTCGTCTCCTAAGCCTTCGCCATTCCAAAATCGAGCACCAGCGCAACCCCGGCCATGACCTTCTGCCAGTTCTCGCGCTCCGCAGAGAGTTGCTTGCGACCCATGGCGGTCAGTTTGTAATAGCGTGCTCGTCGGTTGTTTTCGCTCTGGCCCCACTCCGAAGCGATCCAGCCTTCCTGCTCCATGCGGTGCAGCGCGGGATATAAAGAGCCCTCTTCAACACGCAAGGTATCCTGCGAGACGTTTTGGATATGGAGGGTGATACCCCAGCCGTGCATCGCGCCCTGCTCCAGACTTTTGAGCACAAGGAGAGCAAGCGTTCCCTGCAAGTTGTTCTCACTCTTCGCGCGAGCCATATGCTTCCTCACTCCCCTAGATATCTATAGAAGAATATGGATGCTGGCGCTGAAACCGTCAAGATATTTCTTGCAGAGAGGATGCAAGAGCCTGAGGAAGACAGAGTTTCCCATTATGGCGTGGTCTGGCGCAAAAGAAGAACCAAACTGTGACACAAAAGAACCACTTATGGTTGCCCGGCTTAGGTTATTCTTTTCATGGCAGGCGAATGCGGTTCGGCAAATGCGATTCACCCGAACCGATTGCACCGATGTTGAGGCAATCAGCTTTTGCCCCCAAATCTAAGGTTTGGAGAACTTCCCCTTTTGCTCTCAACGATCCGTTCTTCTGTCTTCGCTCCTAAAGTTTTCCGTCGTGTCGCGCTCGGCGTCGCTGCTCTCACCTTCACTTTTGTTGCTGTAAGGACGCCGGTTCGAGCGGAAGCGGGTGATTCGCTCCCGACCGTCGGTATCGCACATGTCGCTCCCACGGAAGTCAAAGAAAGCTATGTGCTCCGCCTGCGCCATCTCCACACCGGCGAAGCGCTGAATGTCGTCTACCGCCAGGGCACGGAATACTCTGCCGAGGGCATTGCCAAGCTCAACACTTTTCTCCGCGACCATCGCACGATGGATACCGCCAACTACGATCCCGCCGAGTTCGAGCTGCTGCACAAGCTCATGGCTAAGCTAGGCCGCCCGAACGGCGAGATCGACATCGTCTGCGGCTACCGTACGCCGGAGACGAACCACATGCTCCGTACGCGCGCCGCGCTTACCGGCGTCGCTGAGCACTCGCAGCACATGCTCTCCAAGGCCATCGACATCCGCGTCCCCGGCATCTCTACGCGCGCCCTGCGTGATGCGGCCCTTTCGCTCGGCTTAGGCGGCGTCGGTTACTACCCCATCAGTCAGTTCGTCCATGTGGACGTCGGCCCCGTTCGCCAGTGGAGCTTTGGCGGCGGCGGCACTCTGCTGGCCCGTGCTCACCACAAGCGTCACAAAGGACGCGGACGTAACGCGTAGTTCCTCTCTTCCCGGTCATGAAAAGCGGCAGCCCAAGGGCTGCCGCTTTTTGTTTGGATATCTGGGTGCCCCGTACATCGCGCTTTTGCGATGTGCGGGAGGGATGCTTGTTCCGCTTTGGCTTTGAGATAGAGATATGAAGGCGGTTCGCGCTTCGCGCGAATACCAAGTCTTTGCTTAACCTTTGTCATCCCGTAGCAAAGCGAAGGATCTGCTTTCGTTTCCTGATAAATCCGATTTTTGCGCTCTGCGCGACCCCCACCCTTTCGCAAAAAGCCGCGAAAGAATAGGGCACCAGTAAAGCTAGATGTCGGCTTCGACCTTCTCCGCGATGGGAGCCTTGGGGTACGGAGGTCCATGGTGCAGGGCGTCTTCCAGCTCCTTGTCGTATCCGTAGATGTCGGTGAAGAAGTGCATGTCTCCATCTTCCCCGGGATAGGCCGTGGCGTAGAAGATCACAATAGGGATTGGATGCGAGAGCAGGACGGTCTTATTGTCCTGCCCGTTTTCCATTGCTTCGTGAATGCTGTCGTCGTTCCACTTCGAGTTATCGCGGAGCACCCACGCCGCCAGCTTTTCCGGCTCCTGCAAACGCACGCAACCATGCGAGAAGTCGCGTTTGGAGCGGGAGAATAGCTCCGTCGCAGGCGTGGAGTGGAGATAAACATTGAAGGTATTGGGGAAGAGAAACTTTACCAGGCCGAGGGAGTTCTTAGGACCGGGCTTTTCGCGGACGATCACACCCGCGCGTGCCACCTGCTCCGCACTCGCGGAGACTGGATTGCCTTTGTTGTCGACTGTCTCAAAGTTGTGCGATGCCAGGTAGCCACTGCTGGCGCGCATGTGGGGCGCGATCTCCGCCTTCATGATCGAGGGCGGCACATTCCAGAAAGGACGGAAGACGAGGTACTTCATGTGGTCCGTGATGACCGGCGTGCGGTGCTCCTTGACGCTTTGTCCCACGACGACGCGCATGGAGAACTCCTCATGGTGTCCGTCGGAAAACGCGCGCAGCGTGTACTCCGGCAGGTTCACCATGATGGCCGCATTCTGGTACTCATCCGACAGCCAACGCCAGCGTTCGAGTGTATCTGTCAGCTGATTGATGCGCACGCCGAGCGGCGTGTTAAGCGCGTTGACGGTATCCTTGCCGATCTTTCCGTCTTCTTCGATGCCGTGCCGATGCTGGAATTTCTTGAGCGCATCGGTGAGCTGCGGATCGTAGGTCGAAGCGCTGACGGTATCGGGCACGTTGTCCAGATCGCCGAAGAGCGCGAGCCGACCGGAGAGTGCCTGCGAACCAGCCCAGGGCTTACCGGGTTCGATGGATTTGCCCGTCACCATGGGAACGGGCGAGGTATGGTCCTGCGGCAGCAGGCCGACGTAGTGCACGATGGCAGCCTTGGTGGCGCGATACTCGGGCGACTGCGGCTCTGCGTCGTTGAGCGCATCGTCCACATCGGTGGAGTCGATCAGGCGCTCCTGTACGAACTGCGCGAGGTCGTACTTCTTTGCGTCCACGTTAACGCCGAAGGAGAAGTGTTGCGGATTGACACGGCCGATGTGCAGGTCAGAGATGAAGCGCATGGCAACGACCGTCATCATCACGTCGAACTGTGCGGTCTGGACAGGGTCTTTCTTCTTCAGTGTGGCCATCCGCGCATCCCAGCGCCAGGCGTCGTAATCGTCCGGAATCAGGCCGCGCTCGGAGGCGTGTTGGAAGTTGCGCACAAGCGCGTAGGCCTGCTTGGTCGGCTTTCCGTTGTCGCTCCAGACGATGTCCCAGTCTCCGTTATTGTAGAAGGTTTGGACGGTCGACTTGTAGTCGGAGAAATCCGGCCAGCGCAGTTGCGGCAGCGTCTTGCTGTCCGCAAGCTGATGAAGCTGCGGCGCAAAGTCGGGAGCGGCCTCGCCAGCAGTCTGATGACGCTTGCGATGTTTGCAGCCTTCAACCGAGAGCAGAAGCGCGAAAAAGCTGAGAGCGATGAGCGAGCGGCGAAGCTTTGAAGTCACTAGGTTCCGTTTCAGGTGCGGGGATAGTTGTGAGATGCAGATTTACCACAGATGGCTTTTAACAAATGCATTCTGGATCAGGACGGCAGACTCAACGTGATCACCGGGTCCGTCATGCCGCGCAGGGCCAAAAAGCAAAACGTGGCCTGCGCGAGAAGAATCGCTGCGGAAAGAGCCAGATAGAGCTTGCGCGAGCGGGTTTCCAGCGCGTCCGCGAAGACGCCCGAGATAAAGGTAAAGAGAAACGGCAGCGCCCACAGCCAGGGCGAACTTGCGATCTGCGTCGTAGCCAGAGAGAACAGACAGAGGGCGACCAGAAGGGGCGTCGTGTTGCCAAAGTAGCGCGAGCGCCTGATAAAGAGGTAAAGCACCAGAGCAACGGTGAGCGCGGCGATGGTGGGCAGGTTCTGCTGATTTTTGACGTAGAGCAGAAACGGCGTGCTGCTCAGAACGAAGCGTGCCGCTCCTCCCGTAAAAGCGTAGAGGAACGCGTGCAAACGGAAGGCGTACGACGCCAGAAGGATGAAGAGGGCACCGATGGATGTGAAGGCAAGCAGCGGCAAAACGGCAGAGCGGCGGCGTTCCGCAACGTAGAAGAGGAAGATGGTGGCGGCGAGAAAGCCGAAGAGCGCTGCCAGCAGATGCGCTGCTGCCGTAAGGCCGAGCGCCAAGGTGAAGATCAGAATACGCGGCTTCCACTTGCGGCGCGGGCCGTACATGGCATGCGCGATCCCAATCGCGGTGTAGATGAGGCCGTAGAGACCCCAGAGGGCGAGGATCTCATTATTCGGCGTGGTGCTGGAGCTGACTACCGACGGCGAAAAGCAGAAGAGGCCCAGAGCGAGGAAGCCACCGAGGTTGCCGAAGAGGCGGCGTGAGACCCACCAGACGCCGCCAGCGATCCAGACGCCAAACAGAGTGAAGGGAACGCGCAGGAGGTAAGGGATGCCCTTGATCTGGTGGCGAAGGTCGTGTGTGGAACCACCGACGGGATTGGGAACATAGGTACGCTTGTCGGGCGCTTTGAGGTGATCGAGGCCTTCTGCGATCTCATCTTCCAGGCGAAGCACAAGGATCGCCGTGGTGAGCGGCAGACCCGCCACGCGATACGCCAGCGTGCCGTCTCCCTGCATGTTGCCGCAGGTGGTGAAGTATCCGGCAACGGGCGCAGGCTTCTCCCACATCTCGCGGCCGCAGAGGGCGTAGCGATAATCCGTCTCTGAGAGAGGTGTGCGGCCAATGACAAAGAGGCACTGTGCGAAGAAGATCAGAAGAAAGACGGCCGCGATGCGCTGCGGCCATCCGATATGGATGTGGGGAAACCTCATGTTTACTTTGCCGCTTCCGTGGAATGAATGAAAGCGGCCACGTCGTCATGGAAGCGATGGAGTACTTCCTCGTTCACGTAAACCATGTGGCCCGAGGGATAGAAGTGATAGCTGATGTTGCCCGCAAGCGAGCGAGGAATCGGAAGGTGGTGCATCTCGTACGTCGCCGCGAAGTAAGGCGTCGCGAGGTCGTAGTATCCGCCTGCGAGGAAGACCTTCATCTTCGGATTGCCCTTCATGGCAAGCGCGAGGTCCGGCATCACGTTGACGGAGGTAGAGAAGTTAGCCGGAGGTCCCCCGGGAGCGCCGTGGCGCAGGTCCCATGTGAAGCCAGGAGCGGAGTATGCACCGGGCAGGTAGGTCATGTCCTTGCCGAAGTTCAGCGTGCCACGGACGTACTGGTTGATCGCCGTTGTGTAAGCGGACGAGATGGCGTTCGACTGCGGATCGTACTCGGCCTCTTCGCTGGTGCGGCTGAGATCGGGGCCAGCAAAGCGTGTATCCAGACGTCCAGTGGTGGTGCCGGTGTCGTCCTGCTCGTTCTTCGAGAAGAAGCCGCCGGACATGCGCAGATCCGTCTTCAGAATCATCGCTGTGGAGATGCCGGTGTAGCCGTGCAACTTCTCCGCAATGGCGTTGCGGTCCGCATCGGAAAGGTCAGAACCCTGCATCAGCGCCTGCGCGTACTCGTTCAGGGCAAAGTGCTCGACCTCTCTCAGGAAGGGTTCGAGCACTGCGGGCTGCGAAGGAAGTTTGTGATGGTAAAAAGCCGTTGCTGCGTAGGTGGGAAGGGCAAGCTCATAGGGATAGTCGACGCCGGGATTCCAGCGTGGGCCATCGGCGGAGTTGTCGAAGCTGAGGATCTGCGAGAGAAGAATGACACCATTGAGATCGACGTTCTGCAGGGCGTTCGAGAGCACGGCCGAGCGCGTGGTTCCGTAGCTTTCACCGAGCAGATACTTCGGCGAATTCCAACGGTCGTGTTTCGTGAGAAAGCGGCGGATGAAGCGCTCGAAGGCATGCGCGTCCGGGTCGGTGCCCCAGAAGGCCTTTTCTTTGTCCTTGCCGAAGATGCGCGAGAAGCCCGTGCCGGGCGCATCGATGAAGACCACATCGCTCACATCGAGGAGCGAGTAGACGTTGTCGACGATCTTGTAGGGCGCGGCGGCGTCATGCTGCGTGTCCGTGGTGACGACACGCTTGGGGCCGAACGAACCCATGTGCAGCCACATGCTGGCCGAGCCGGGGCCGCCGTTATAAAGGAAGGTGACGGGACGTGTGTTCTTGTCCGCGTCCTTCTTAAAGTAGGCGGCGTAGAAGATACGCGCCGTAGCGGGAACGTCTTCCGGCTTGTCCAGCTTCACGCCCGCTTCGGGAAGCCACTTGCCGTCGAGGTCGAGCTGCGCATCGTGTCCATCGTCGCTGCCGACGGTGAGCGTACCGGCGATGGCACGATAGGCGATGCCGTTCACGGAGCCTGAGGTCTCAGAGTCCTGTACTTCGCCCGGTGCCGGCTTGATTGCGCTGGCCGTTTCGGCGGGCTTGGCGTCGGCAGCCGTGGCGGGTTTATTGACCTTGGGCGCAGCAGCCTTATCTGCAGCGAAGACAGTAGAGGCGGTGGACGCGATGAAGACGAGAGCAAGGAGAGATGGCTTCATAGACCTAGTCTACGGTCGTAATGAGACATTTCAAGTAAGCGGTCTCGGGCAGGGTGAGGACCTCGGGATGGTCCAGAGCGGCGGCACGGGTCTCCAGAAGGCGGACGTGGCGTTTGGCATCGGCGGCGGCGGAGGCGATCGTCGCCGTAAACTCCGCCAGTGAGACATGGTGCGAGCAGGAGCAGGTGACCAGGATGCCACCGGGACGCAGCATACGCAGCGCGCGCAGGCTCATTTCTTTGTAGCCGCGCATAGCGCCCTCAGCGGCGCGCTTCGATTTTGCAAAGGCGGGGGGATCGAGGACGATGGTGTCGAATTTCTCCATATCGCTGTCGTAGGCACGGAGAAGTTCAAAGGCATCGGCTTCGACCCAGTCGACCTGTGCCTTGAGCTGGGAACGGTTCAGGTCGAGGTTACGCTCGGCGACTTCCAAGGCGGAGCGGCTTTGGTCGACCCCGGTAACAGAGTCGCAGACCTTCGCCATATGCAGGGCAAAGCCGCCCTGATAGGTACAGATATCAAGGGCACGTCCACGGGCGTAGCGCGCGGTGGCGGCGTAGTTGAGGCGCTGGTCGAGAAACGCGCCGGTCTTCTGCCCGGAGTTGGCGTCGAAGTGGAACTGCAGGCCGTTGAGGTGGAAGACCGTGGCGAACCTGGCGGTGTCCGGGGTGTCGGCCGTGGTGAAGAGCGGCGTCGGATTCGGTGCTGGCAGCTCTTCCAGTTCGCGGATGCGTGCATCGGGGCGTTCGAGGATCGTCGCCGGACTCAGCGCCACGGCGAAGGTCTCCGCGAGGAGCTCTCGCATGTCGTCCTGCGCGGTGGCCTGGGTAAGGAGTTGCAGGATCACCAGGTCGTTGTACTTATCCGCGACGACGCCGGGAAGGTCGTCCGCTTCGGAGAAGATGAGGCGGCAGGAATCGGTTCCGTCCGTCAGCATGGGTTTGCGAACGGCGAGGGCCTGGAGCGCACGCGCCTTCACATCCGTCAGATACTCTTCGCGCGAGAGCCGAGGCGTGTCGGAGACCTTGCGCAGGGCGATCTGCGAAGCAGCACTGTAAATCGCCGAACCGAGGGGGATTCTGCGCGTGTCCAGGAGGGTAACGATGGAGCCGTTGACCAGCCCCTCGGCACCGAGCGCGGGAAGAAGTTCTTCGGCGTCGGAGCGGTAGACCCAGAGATGCCCTTCGCGAAGCCGGTCGGAGGCACGCCGCGAGACGATAACCGCAGGCCCGGCGGCGTCCGGAGGAGACAGACGCGGTTCACGGGCCTGAAGAGGTCTGGTATGTTCACGCCGGGACGGGTATTTCGACTTCTCACGCATAGAACTATGGTCGCATGTCAGCGTCTGCGGGACGTGTGTTTGCGCCGAACCACTCCGTTAGTTCGGCCTCGGAGATGGATCCTTCGGCTAATTTCAGGAAGGTCAGATACCGATCCTCTTTTGATGCCGTGAGTTCAAAGCCATTGACAGCAAGAAAGGTCACGGAAACAACAAACGCCGTGCGCTTGTTGCCGTCGACGAAGGGATGATTTCTCGCAATCCCAAAGGCGTACGAGGCCGCCAGACGCTGCATGGACGGCGCTGGATCATCGTACGCATAGAGATTGAGCGGTTTTGCCAGGGCTGACTCAAGAAGAGCGACATCCCTCACGCCGCTGGAACCGCCATTCTGGGCGAGTTGCTCCAAGTGATATGCGAGCGCATCCTGTTTTTCGATCCAGACCGGGGTATTCATTCCGCGAGTTTGCGCAGAACATCGCGGTTTTCCCTCATCACGCGCCGTGCCACGTCCATTTTTGCTGCAAAGTCAGGTTGATGAGGAGACAAGTGAAGGCCTTCTGGTGTCTCGGTAACGTATAGCTCGTCACCCTTCTCCAGATTGAACTTCGCCATCAGCTCCTTTGGCAGAACAACACCAGCCGAATTGCCGACCGTGATGATACGCAGGGTCATTCCCATGGCTTTCACCTCAGGCTTGATTATAACAAGCGTATGTACGGCCCAAGGCTACTTCTTTATTTTGACGATTTTTATGGTCTTATGCAGAGTGCGATAGCAGGGAATTATGTCTCCAGCATGAGTGCGGAGGGTATCGCGCGTGGAGGCGTCGAAGACGCGGGCGTCGGCGGGAAGGTAGATTTTGGAGCCCAGAGTATCGCACTCGGTCACACGGATCAGCTGTATCTTCAGCAGTTCCCGCTCTCGCAGAACAGCAGGACGGATTGGATAGCCGTAGCCCTCGTACTGGTCAACGACCTTGGCGAGACGGTGTTCGCCATCTTTCATCGAGATGTCGGCGAGGTAGACGTCCTGGTTCCCGGCCCAGCTCTGATGGGTGGAGGTACTGACGGCAAGGACACTGACCGTCGCCGGATGCGCGTCGGCGTAATCGCCAAAGACGCTCTTGCTCTGTGCCGTGGCAACCAGGGTCAGTGACGTAGCGAGAAATGCGGTGAGCAATTTCATGGGATTCCTTTACAGCTTAGACGCTCCCGCCCCGTCTGCGCGTCAAAGTCCGTCATCTTTCCTGCGATATCGTAAAGAGATGGATTCGATTGAGTTTCAAGCCGGGAAGGTCAAGTTGACCTCGTTCTCTCCACTGCCCGAGCATCCCTGGCGTGTGATCTTTGAGGATGAGGGCGACGCAGCCTACTGCTACGCCTGCGACGGCCGCCTGGAACGCGCGGGCGAGGGCTTCGATGCCACCGTTCTGGACGCTATGCTGGTCTACAATGTACAGGCCTTGCGCTCTGCAGACGAGCGTGCGGAAGAGAACTTTGAGCGAACACGCCTTGCCACCATCGAATGGTCCCGCGACGGACAGCGTGCCGTGCTGCGTCTGGATGGCGTACCGCAGGTGCTGATCGATTTCGCGGAACGCTGCGGCTACTCCCGCTCCAACTTTCCCAACTTCCTTGACGACGGCCACGGCAACTGGCGCAAGGCGAGCCACGCGTGGAGCGATACGGCCATGCAGGCCTTCGAAGCCGAAAGCTATGCCTAGCTTTAACGCACGCTGAAAAGCATAGCCTTCTGGCATGAGATGGCGGGGCGACCGGCTTAGGCAACGTCCCGTCCTATCCCCTTGAGTGAAGCCTCACTGCTTGAGTGAAGCCTCACTGCATTCACTCTAAGGGGATGGCTTATGAGCACAACACCTGCGTTCGATTCTTCCACCGTGAGATTTCCTCTCTCCGGTGCCGACTACACTCCGCTTCCCGATGAAAAGAAAGACGGCCACGTCCGCGCACATGCCGTGCAGACCGTGAATGCCGACGCGATGACGCTGTACAACCTGTGGCGCAATGAGATGGCGCTGCCCATCTGGATGGAAGGCGTCGTCTCCGTCACACGCACGGGAGACGCGACCAGCCATTGGGTGATGCAGGCCCCCGGCACGGAGAAACAGTTCGAGTTCGATGCTGAAATAACAGAAGACATCCCGGGGAAGAAGATCTCCTCACGCGTGACCAGTGGACCGATGAAAGATACGACGGACACGGTGACCTTCGAACCGCATCCTTTTGGCCGTGGAACGATTGTGACCCTGATAAGCGACTTTGTCGTCCCCGGCGGCGTCCTTGGCAACGTCGTAGCCGCCATCGGTTCGCGCAGCCCTGAGCAGATCACCATCGAAAATGTTCGCCACCTCAAACAGCTTGTCGAAAGCGGAGAGATTCCGCGCGTCACCTCGCAGCCCGCGGGTCCGCGCGGCGTGATCGGTAAGTGGAAGGAGTTCATCCTTGGCGAAACCAATCCAACACCTCCTGGCACAAGCGAAGCGGAGCAGCCGGAAGATCTACCCCGCAAGAATCTCGTAGGAGGCGCGAAATGAAGGCAGTTTGCTGGATGGGAACAGGCAAAGTAGAAGTACACAACGTCGACGATCCGAAGATCCTCAATCCACAGGACGCGATCATCAAAATTACGCGGACCGCGATCTGCGGAAGCGATCTCCACCTCTACGATGGTTACATTCCGTCGATGGAGTCGGGCGATATCCTCGGCCACGAGTTCATGGGCATTGTGGAAGAAGTCGGCAGTGAAGTGAAGAAGCTGAAGCGCGGCGATCGCGTGGTGATTCCTTTCACCATCGCCTGTGGTAACTGCTTCTTCTGCAAAAAAGATCTGTGGAGTTGCTGCGATAACTCCAACCCCAACGCGCATGTCGCGGAAGAGATGTATGGTTACTCCGGTTCGGCGCTCTTTGGCTACTCGCATATCTACGGTGGATATGCCGGTGGGCAGGCGCAGTATGCGCGCGTACCGTTTGCCGACGTCGGCCCGATCAAGATCGAAAACGATCTACCAGATGAGAAGGTGCTGTTCTTGTCCGACATCTTTCCGACGGGCTATCAGGCAGCCGTCAACGCAAACATCGAGCCCGGCGATACTGTTGCCGTCTGGGGCGCTGGGCCTGTGGGCCTCTTCACCATCGCCAGTGCCTATATGCTGGGCGCAGGCAAGGTGATCGCCATCGACCGCTTCCCGGAGCGACTTGCGCTGGCACGCGACTATTGCGGTGCGACGACCCTTGATTACTCCGATGGAAAGAGTGTTGTGGAAGCACTCCGCGATCTCTCTTTCGGTGCAGGCCCGGATAGCTGCATCGACGCCGTGGGAATGGAGGCGCACGGAACGGACGTCGCCGCTACCTACGACAAGGTGAAGCAGGCGCTCATGATGGAGACGGACCGTCCTACTGTTCTTCGCCAGGCCATTCAGTCCGTCCGCAAGGGTGGAACAATCTCGATCCCGGGTGTCTATGGCGGCACGCTGGACAAGGTAAATTTCGGCGCTGCATTTGGAAAGGGCGTCATCATGAAGATGGGCCAGACCAACATGCATAGCTATCTGCAGCCGCTGCTTGAACGCGTGGAGCAGGGCCAGATCGATCCGAGCTTCTTGATCTCGCACCGCGTCGGCATCGAGCAGGTGCCGGAGATGTACAAGATCTGGCGCGACAAGAAAGATAACGTCACTAAGATCGTGATCGATCCCTGGGTCGATACGACGGCGGCATAACCAACCGTTCAGACTAAAATCCACACATGCGCTAAGAACGCATGTGTGGGTTTTGTCATTCCTTAGCACTTACTTTGCCATCCCGTAGCAATCCCTAACACCCTCCAATTTGTCATCCCGTAGCGAAGCGAAGGGATCTGCTTTTTCAAACCCGGAACTCCTGACAAATCAGGTTTGTGCGCTCCGCGCGACCCCACCCTATCCCACCCCAGCGAACAAAAAGACGTTCGCCGGGGACCCCGGTTCGCGATAATGCCGCGAAAGAATGGGGCACGATTAACGTGTCAGCCGATAGATGCTGCAGTCTTCGTATCCCACCGTGACATACATTCCGTCCGCGTCGTGCGCGATGGTGGCCTTGTCGGCGTTGGCATCTTCGCGTGAGAGGTGCACACGGCCTCTCCAAAGCTGCGTAAATTTAGGATGCTCTTCCGTGATCACGGCGCGCTGTTCGTCGTTCACATAGAGGATGTCGAGTTCGCCCGGACGATCGACGAAGATGCGCTCAAGGTGTGTGAGAAAACGATCCAGCAAAACAAATCCGAAGGGATTGAAGAGGAAGAAGAGGCACGGGCCAGCAGGGATGCGCAGACGCATGACGTCGTCTTCCACCAGCGTCATCTTCGGAGCGTCGGGATAGAGCGCCTGCCAGTGGTCCATGTTTTCGTACGTCGCGGCAGCAAGCGCGGGATGCAGCTCAACGCCAACGATTCTGCGAAAGGGATACTCCGCCGCGAGCAACATGGCACGGCCCTTGCCTGCACCGATGTCCATGAAGGCTGTCTTCTCCAGCGGATGCAACTGATAATCATCCTGCCAGC
This genomic stretch from Terriglobus saanensis SP1PR4 harbors:
- a CDS encoding S10 family peptidase; its protein translation is MKPSLLALVFIASTASTVFAADKAAAPKVNKPATAADAKPAETASAIKPAPGEVQDSETSGSVNGIAYRAIAGTLTVGSDDGHDAQLDLDGKWLPEAGVKLDKPEDVPATARIFYAAYFKKDADKNTRPVTFLYNGGPGSASMWLHMGSFGPKRVVTTDTQHDAAAPYKIVDNVYSLLDVSDVVFIDAPGTGFSRIFGKDKEKAFWGTDPDAHAFERFIRRFLTKHDRWNSPKYLLGESYGTTRSAVLSNALQNVDLNGVILLSQILSFDNSADGPRWNPGVDYPYELALPTYAATAFYHHKLPSQPAVLEPFLREVEHFALNEYAQALMQGSDLSDADRNAIAEKLHGYTGISTAMILKTDLRMSGGFFSKNEQDDTGTTTGRLDTRFAGPDLSRTSEEAEYDPQSNAISSAYTTAINQYVRGTLNFGKDMTYLPGAYSAPGFTWDLRHGAPGGPPANFSTSVNVMPDLALAMKGNPKMKVFLAGGYYDLATPYFAATYEMHHLPIPRSLAGNISYHFYPSGHMVYVNEEVLHRFHDDVAAFIHSTEAAK
- a CDS encoding DUF2251 domain-containing protein → MDSIEFQAGKVKLTSFSPLPEHPWRVIFEDEGDAAYCYACDGRLERAGEGFDATVLDAMLVYNVQALRSADERAEENFERTRLATIEWSRDGQRAVLRLDGVPQVLIDFAERCGYSRSNFPNFLDDGHGNWRKASHAWSDTAMQAFEAESYA
- a CDS encoding DUF882 domain-containing protein — its product is MLSTIRSSVFAPKVFRRVALGVAALTFTFVAVRTPVRAEAGDSLPTVGIAHVAPTEVKESYVLRLRHLHTGEALNVVYRQGTEYSAEGIAKLNTFLRDHRTMDTANYDPAEFELLHKLMAKLGRPNGEIDIVCGYRTPETNHMLRTRAALTGVAEHSQHMLSKAIDIRVPGISTRALRDAALSLGLGGVGYYPISQFVHVDVGPVRQWSFGGGGTLLARAHHKRHKGRGRNA
- a CDS encoding class I SAM-dependent rRNA methyltransferase, whose translation is MREKSKYPSRREHTRPLQAREPRLSPPDAAGPAVIVSRRASDRLREGHLWVYRSDAEELLPALGAEGLVNGSIVTLLDTRRIPLGSAIYSAASQIALRKVSDTPRLSREEYLTDVKARALQALAVRKPMLTDGTDSCRLIFSEADDLPGVVADKYNDLVILQLLTQATAQDDMRELLAETFAVALSPATILERPDARIRELEELPAPNPTPLFTTADTPDTARFATVFHLNGLQFHFDANSGQKTGAFLDQRLNYAATARYARGRALDICTYQGGFALHMAKVCDSVTGVDQSRSALEVAERNLDLNRSQLKAQVDWVEADAFELLRAYDSDMEKFDTIVLDPPAFAKSKRAAEGAMRGYKEMSLRALRMLRPGGILVTCSCSHHVSLAEFTATIASAAADAKRHVRLLETRAAALDHPEVLTLPETAYLKCLITTVD
- a CDS encoding type II toxin-antitoxin system death-on-curing family toxin, whose amino-acid sequence is MNTPVWIEKQDALAYHLEQLAQNGGSSGVRDVALLESALAKPLNLYAYDDPAPSMQRLAASYAFGIARNHPFVDGNKRTAFVVSVTFLAVNGFELTASKEDRYLTFLKLAEGSISEAELTEWFGANTRPADADMRP
- a CDS encoding PadR family transcriptional regulator, yielding MARAKSENNLQGTLALLVLKSLEQGAMHGWGITLHIQNVSQDTLRVEEGSLYPALHRMEQEGWIASEWGQSENNRRARYYKLTAMGRKQLSAERENWQKVMAGVALVLDFGMAKA
- a CDS encoding AbrB/MazE/SpoVT family DNA-binding domain-containing protein, whose amino-acid sequence is MGMTLRIITVGNSAGVVLPKELMAKFNLEKGDELYVTETPEGLHLSPHQPDFAAKMDVARRVMRENRDVLRKLAE
- a CDS encoding SRPBCC family protein; the protein is MSTTPAFDSSTVRFPLSGADYTPLPDEKKDGHVRAHAVQTVNADAMTLYNLWRNEMALPIWMEGVVSVTRTGDATSHWVMQAPGTEKQFEFDAEITEDIPGKKISSRVTSGPMKDTTDTVTFEPHPFGRGTIVTLISDFVVPGGVLGNVVAAIGSRSPEQITIENVRHLKQLVESGEIPRVTSQPAGPRGVIGKWKEFILGETNPTPPGTSEAEQPEDLPRKNLVGGAK
- a CDS encoding L,D-transpeptidase family protein, producing the protein MTSKLRRSLIALSFFALLLSVEGCKHRKRHQTAGEAAPDFAPQLHQLADSKTLPQLRWPDFSDYKSTVQTFYNNGDWDIVWSDNGKPTKQAYALVRNFQHASERGLIPDDYDAWRWDARMATLKKKDPVQTAQFDVMMTVVAMRFISDLHIGRVNPQHFSFGVNVDAKKYDLAQFVQERLIDSTDVDDALNDAEPQSPEYRATKAAIVHYVGLLPQDHTSPVPMVTGKSIEPGKPWAGSQALSGRLALFGDLDNVPDTVSASTYDPQLTDALKKFQHRHGIEEDGKIGKDTVNALNTPLGVRINQLTDTLERWRWLSDEYQNAAIMVNLPEYTLRAFSDGHHEEFSMRVVVGQSVKEHRTPVITDHMKYLVFRPFWNVPPSIMKAEIAPHMRASSGYLASHNFETVDNKGNPVSASAEQVARAGVIVREKPGPKNSLGLVKFLFPNTFNVYLHSTPATELFSRSKRDFSHGCVRLQEPEKLAAWVLRDNSKWNDDSIHEAMENGQDNKTVLLSHPIPIVIFYATAYPGEDGDMHFFTDIYGYDKELEDALHHGPPYPKAPIAEKVEADI